The Staphylococcus sp. 17KM0847 DNA segment CCAAAATGAAGCAAATATTGTCGCTATTACTTTAGGTACGGGTGTCGGTGGAGGTATAATTGCCAATCATCAAATCATACATGGTCACAATGGTTCAGGTGCAGAACTCGGACATATACGTGTGGATCACGATCAGCGCTTTAGTTGTAATTGTGGTAAGTCTGGTTGCATTGAGACCGTCGCATCGGCAACAGGTATTGTTAATCTGGCGCTATTTTATTATCCTAAATTAGCACTTCAATCAATGGTGCTTCCATATATTGAAAAAGGTACACTCACTGCTAAAGAAATATTTGATGCAGCTAAAGTGGGTGATTCATTTTGTCTCTTTATTGTAGAAAAAGCAGCACGGTATATTGCTTATCTTGCAAGTATTTTGAGTGTTACAACCAACCCAAAGTATATTATTTTAGGTGGAGGTGTGTCAGAAGCAGGTGATATTTTAATTGAAAATGTTAAAGAAGCATATCATCAGCTCACATTTAAACCCGCACAAAAAGATACACATATCGTTCGTGCAGCATTAGGTAATGAAGCGGGTATTGTTGGTGCTGCAGGATTAATCAAAACATATATTTTAAACAAGGAGTAGATACGTTATGGCTATTGCAGATGTTGTTGTTATCCCAGTAGGTACAGAAGGACCAAGCGTCAGCAAATATATTGCAGAGATTCAAACCAAACTTGAAACATTTAAAAAAGAAGGTAAAATTGACTATCAACTTACACCAATGAACACGCTTATTGAAGGAGACTTGAAAGATTTATTTGAAGTGATTCAAGCGATTCATGAATTGCCGTTTAATAAAGGATTAGATCGAGTTTGTACAAATATTCGCATTGATGATCGCCGCGATATTTCTCGTAAAATGAACGATAAACTTGTATCAGTACAAAAACACTTACAGTAAACTTAGGATAAAGATAGGAGATAAAATGATGCAACTTTCTTCTTTAACTTTAGGATTTGTAGAAACGAATACTTACTTTGTTGAAAATAGCACTGAACTTATTCTTATTGATCCGGCTGGAGAACCAGATAAGATATTGAAAAAAATAGCTTCTATTGATAAGCCTCTAATTGCTATTTTATTAACACATGCTCACTTCGACCATATTGCAGCATTAGACGCTATTTTATCCCAATACCAAGTTCCTGTGTATATGCACAAGAACGAAATAGACTTCTTAACAAACCCAAATAAAAATGGTTCAGCAAAATTTCAATCCTATGGTTTACCCATAATAACCAGTACGGCAACACCTGAGATATTAGATGAAGGACATTATGAAATCGGTCATTTTTCAATAGATGTCTTACACACACCTGGACATTCACCAGGAAGTTTAACTTATGTCTTTGAATCTTTTGCTATTGTTGGGGACACTTTGTTCAACAATGGTATTGGTCGTACAGACCTTTATAAAGGTGATTACGAAACTTTAATTGATTCCATTCAAGATAAGATTTTTGAACTGGATGAGGATTTACCACTTTATCCGGGACATGGTGCATCGACAACCGTAGCAGCAGAGTATTTAAATCCTTATTTAAATGGATAATTTTTTGTATTTGAATAAGTAATCCAATCACTTCTTACGTGTATATATGTAAGAGGTGATTTTTTATGCAATTACTGTTAGATACTGTCGTACAGTTTGCGTTACAGAAACAAGCATCTGACATTCATTTTATTCCGTCTCAGTCACAAGTAGAAGTCAAATTACGCATTAAAGACGAATTATCTTTATATGACACATTAAACCTAGAAACCTACCAACGCTTATTAACATTACTTAAATTTCAAGCAGGACTGGATATCTCATCTCGTCACAAAGCACAAAGTGGGCGTTACATTTATCATTATGAAAATTTATACTATTTACGCGTTTCGACATTACCTTTAAATCTTGGCACTGAGAGTTGTGTTATTCGCATTACACCACAATATTTTCAATCGGAGACTTCAGATCATGCACATGATATGGGGTATATTATGGAGAAAAAACAGGGACTTATACTCTTTAGTGGTCCAACAGGCTCAGGTAAAAGCACACTTATGTATCAAATGGTACTTTATGCGAAACAAAAACTTAATTTAAACGTCATTACCATTGAAGATCCTGTGGAAAGAATATTAAATGGCGTGACGCAAATATCAGTCAATGAAAAAGCAGATATCACTTACAATGCATCACTCAAAGCAATATTACGTTGTGATCCAGATGTAATTTTAATTGGAGAAATCCGCGATCGTACTATTGCTAAAGAAGTATTACAAGCGAGTTTAAGCGGGCATCTCGTGTTATCTACAATACATGCCAATGACTGCGCAGGGGTATTACTTCGCTTGATTGAGATGGGCATATCGAAGCAAGACTTAATTCAATCATTAAATCTGATTATCAATCAAAGACTTATCACGAATACACATCGTCAACGTCAATTAGTATATGAAACGATGACACAACCACAAATTGAACATTTTTTATGCAATCAATTTCAACTACCTGAAAATTTTACAAGTTTAGATGATAAACTCAAAAAGTTAGAACAAGAAGGTGTAATTCATGCAACGACACTTCGCAAATATAAAAAATAGACGCACCATTGGTTATATCAAATCACATCACCTTCTCATTATGGATCGAGTCAACCAATTGCTGCAACACGGCTTTACATTTGTGGAGGCGATTCAATTTGTCTACCAACAACTTCACGTAGATCATAGTGACTACACAGAAAAGTTTAATACCCTGTTAAATAGTGGTGCTTCCTGTTACGAAATCTTCAAGTTTCTAAAATATCCTCAAGTTATTTTAATGCAATTATACTTTGCTGAAAAATATGGTGTTTTGACCGACACATTAACACAATGTCTTATTTATTATAAAAAGCATAAGACACTTAAAAGTCAATTTATTAAAGCGCTTCAATACCCTATTATTCTAATGATTATCTTTTTCATTTTAATCACAATACTCAATGCAACAGTAATGCCTGAGTTCGATTATATGTATGATGCAATGGCAATCGAACAATCTCTCTTACAATTAACGCTAAGCGCTTTTATTTCTCACTTTACAAGTATTTTTCTCATCATTTTTATATTCGGATTAGTCACGTATGTCTTATTTCGACATTGGTTGCAACAGCGTTCTATGCAACAACAAATTAATATCCTCACACATTTACCACTATTCAATCGTTATTTTAGATTATTTATGACATATCAAATGTCACAACAATTTGTCTTATTTTTCAAGAATGGGATTACCATGAATGATATTGTACAAATTTATCTTGAACAAGAAGAGAGTCATTTTTTAAAGTATATTGGTGAAAAACTAAAAACAGATATTCAAAAAGGAGATACTTTTTCAAATATCTTATCTCATCTTAATTGCTTTGAGGCTAACTTTATTGATTATATTGAGCAGGGAGAGCATCGAGATAAACTTGATATTGAGTTATCAATTTACAATAAATTCATTATGGATCATATACAATCCTTTATCAAAAAGCATATTAGTTTAATTCAACCCATTATGTTTGCATTTATAGGGGCACTAGTTATGGCTGTGTATCTCGTTATGATGTTGCCCATATTTGAAATGATGCAATCTATCCAGCAATAGGAGGCGTTTTTATGAAAAGATATATTTTGAAACTACGACAAAATAAGGCTTTTACGCTCATTGAAATGTTACTCGTTCTGCTTATCATTAGTGTACTACTTGTACTCATTATCCCAAATATTTCGAAACAAACAGATCATATTCAAAAGACGGGATGTAAAGCACAATTGAAACTTGTAGATAGTCAGATAGAAGCATATACTTTAAAGTTTAGTCAACCACCGAATACAATAGAGGACCTTGTTAGAGAAGGCTATATTAAAGAAAGTCAAAAAAATTGTAAAACGGGACAAACCATTTCTATCAGAGATGGTGAAGCTGTTGCATCATAAAAATGGTTTTACAATAATTGAAATGCTTATCGTTTTATCCATTATTGCCTTATCTATTTTTCTCACACTATGTGTACCTAAACAGCTCAATTTATGGAATACAACAGACTACCAGATTAAACAACTTACAAGTAAAATTGATTATTATCAATCATTAGCAATCAAAAATAAACAAACTGTCCTTCTGCTTTTTCGTCCTTATCAAAATGATATACGTATCGTACAACAAGATGGCACAAAATATGATTTGATTCCATTGGACCCTTTGAAATTACAGAAAAGTAGTAACCTCCAGCGTTTGGCATTTAATGATAAAGGACATGTCACACATTTTGGAAGATTAGATTTTCAATATCAGAACAGTACATTTTCTTTAGTTTTTCACATTGAGCAAGGGAGGTACCGTATCATAAAGTATGAATAACCATGGTCACACTTTTATAGACGCTCTATACGCATTCTTTATTGTTTCTTTTTTATGCTTTTCTATCCTGCCAATCATTAGACAATTAAATACTACGTACATCGATAAACAGCAAGAAATCATCTTAAAAAGAACATTATATTATTATTTAAAAGATAGAGGACAACCAGAAAGGCGTGTCGAAATCGATACATTTACCATTTATCCGACGCAACAATCATTGTGTATTAAACAAAGTACTTACAACAAGACATATTGTCTCCCAGTCAAACGGCTTCACAATGATTGAATCTCTTTTTTCATTATTTGTTCAACTGATCATTGTGACACTCATTCCTCTGCTTCTTTTATCTCTTGCAAACTTTAAAAATACTTTTGCCAATGATGAAAGTTATACACATGAATTAATGGTAAAAGAAATAGGAGATCAAATACACCATCCACATTTTAAAAGTTTAATGATTAAACAAAATACTTTGGAAGTAATACACCATCATCATGTTTATACGTATCGTTTGTCTCACTTGAAAATCATAAAAAAAGTCGACGGTCAAGGAAATATTACAATATTAAACGGTGTTAAAAAACTACAATTTACACAAATGAGTAAAAGACTCATTCAAATCAATATGACTTATTGGCAAGGGAGGGTATGGCTTGAAAAATCTTTTATCGTCTAATCATGGTTTTACATTACCTCTTCTTTTTATTATTTTCAGTGCATACATGTTATTTCTTTCTTTTTTTATGACACTCTATGCTATAAAATTAAATACATTAGATGGACTATCTGATTATTATGACAACGAATTAAAACATACTTTACAAATGACAGAGAAAGAAGGGAAAATGTGACGACTATTCACAAACCAATCATTTTTATAGGGTTTATGGGTGCCGGGAAAACAACGATCGGACAGACTTTGGCACAGAAATACAATTTGCGTTTTGTTGATTTGGATCTGTTTATTAGTGAATCAGAAAAGCGTTCAATTCCTGAAATTTTTCAAGATGAAGGTGAACAAGCATTTAGAAAATATGAGTATTACTATTTAAATAATGTCATCGACACTTATGATATTATTGCAACCGGTGGTGGAATTCTTACAAATGACCAAACATTCAATTATTTAAAAACTGTGAATGCACATATTATTTGGCTAGATGCGCCATTCCCTCATTTGTATTCACGTATAAAAAATGACAATAATAGACCAAATGCCGCTAACAAAGATGAAGCAGCCGTAAAAAGCTTGTATTATAAACGTATTTCACGATATAATGAAATCGCATTCAGCAAGATTGCAACAGATAACAGCTTTGAACAGATTCTTAATGAAATTGAAAAAGTATTATGCGCGAATGACCAATATTAGAGAGAATGGTATAAGACCATCGCCGAAGGAGCAAGTAACATTTCGTTTATGAATCTCTCAGGCAAAAGGATAATATTGTGACGCATTCCTGAAGGTATCTCAACAGGGGAGTATTTAACTTTAAATGCTTCTCTGTTTTTTCATTATTTATAGGAGGGTATGTTATGACGGAAGAATTAAAACAAACACCACTCTATCAACAATATGTTGATGCAGGTGCAAAAATCGTAGAATTTGGTGGCTGGGCGATGCCAGTTCAATTTTCGAGCATTAAAGATGAACATAATGCAGTTCGTACAAAAGTAGGTTTATTCGACGTCAGTCATATGGGAGAAATCCTCGTTGAAGGTACACAAGCGTTAGCTTTGGCTCAATACGTACTTTCAAACGATGTGGAATTGTTAACAGATACAAAAGCGCAATACACATGTCTTTGTAATGAAAAAGGCGGTGTTATTGATGACCTTGTTGTATACAAATTGAGCAGTGAAAAATTATTGCTTGTTGTAAATGCAGCTAACACAGAAAAAGATTATGAATGGATTAAAAAGCAAGCTGAAACATTTGATGTAGAAGTAACGAATGTTTCATCACAATATGGACAACTTGCCATTCAAGGTCCCGAAGCAAGACGTATTGTCCAAGAAAACACAGACGTTGATGTGAGTAGCATGGGCATGTTTGAATTCAAACAAAATGTTCAGCTCTTCGACAAAAATGTTATCTTATCGCAATCTGGCTATACAGGTGAAGATGGGTTTGAAATTTATTGCAAACATGATGATGTTGTAGATATTTGGCAAGCATTTTTACAATATGATGTTACACCATGCGGTTTGGGCGCACGTGATACATTGCGTTTGGAAGCAGGTTTACCATTACATGGTCAAGATTTATCAGAAGATATCACACCTTATGAAGGTGGCGTTGCTTTTGCAGCCAAACCTTTAATCGAAGCAGATTTCATTGGAAAAACTGTTCTTAAAGACCATAAAGAAAATGGTGCTCCAAGACGCACAATCGGTATTCGTATGATTGATAAGGGGATTCCTCGTACAGGATATCCTATTTTAGATGCAGAAGGTCAAGAAATCGGCGTTGTTACATCTGGTACACAATCACCATCAACAGGTTATGCGATTGGTTTAGGTATGATTCAACGTGATGCTTTTGAAATGGGTAAAGAAATTCTCATTCAAGTGCGTAAACGCCAAGTGAAAGCACAAATCGTCAAGAAAAATCAAATCGAAAAATAAGGGGTGGAAACATTGAGTCATCGTTATATTCCATTAACTGAAAAAGATGAAAAAGAAATGTTAGAAACAATCGGTGTTAAATCAATTCAAGAGCTGTTTGGTGACGTTCCTGAAAATGTTTTACTAGACCGAGATTTAAATATTGCAGATTCAGAGCCTGAAACACAATTATTAAAGCGTTTAAACCAAGTGGCTCATAAAAACATTACTAAAGAAACACATACAAGCTTTTTAGGTGCTGGTGTTTATGATCATTATGCACCATCTGTTGTAGATGCAATGATATCACGTTCAGAGTTTTATACGGCCTATACACCATATCAACCTGAAATTTCTCAAGGCGAATTACAAGCTATTTTTGAATTTCAAACAATGATTTGTGAGCTAACGGGTATGGATGTTGCAAACTCTTCAATGTATGATGGTATGACAAGTTTTGCGGAAGCCTGCCTGTTAGCTTGGAGTAAAACAAAAAAACATAAAATTGTTGTATCAAAAGGATTACACTATCAAGCGCTTCAAGTTTTACACACATATTCAAAAATTAGAGACCAATATGAAGTAGTAGAGGTCGATTTGGACGGTACAATTACTGACTTAGAAAAGTTAGAGGCAGCAGTAGATGAAGATACAGCAGCTGTTGCAGTGCAATATCCTAACTTCTTTGGCTCTATCGAAGACTTAGAAAAAATTCAATCATTTGTCGAAGGTACAAAAGCTTTATTTATCGTCTATGCAAATCCATTATCTCTCGGTCTTTTGACGCCTCCGGGTGAGTTTGGTGCAGATATCGTTGTTGGTGATACACAAGTCTTTGGTATCCCATCACAATTTGGTGGACCACATTGTGGTTATTTCGCAACAACTAAAAAATTAATGCGTAAAGTACCAGGACGCCTTGTAGGTCAAACACAGGATGATGATGGAAACCGTGGTTTTGTATTAACTTTACAAGCGCGTGAACAACATATTCGTCGTGAAACAGCAACTTCAAATATTTGTTCTAACCAAGCACTCAACGCACTTGCTTCATCAATTGCAATGTCTGCATTAGGCAAACAAGGTCTTCAAGATATTGCAGAACAAAATATGGAAAACGCGAATTATGCTAAGTCACAATTTGAATCAGCTGGTTTCGAAGTATTAGAAGGTATTTCATATAATGAATTCGTTGTGAAGTTTAGTCATTCTATCGCTGATATTAACAAACAATTATTAACGCACAATATTATCGGTGGTTTTGATTTAAGTGTCATTGATGAAAAGTTTAGCAATCATATGCTTGTAGCAGTAACTGAATTGCGCACAAAAGCAGAGATTGATCATTTTGTGAAGAAAGCAGGTGAACTTAATGGCTAGTCAATCAAGTCCATTAATTTTCGAACGTTCAAAAGCAGGTCGATTTGCATATTCATTGCCACAAAAAGAAATCAATAATGGTGTTGCACATCAATTATTAGATGATAAATTTATTCGTAAAAATAAAGCAGAGTTCCCTGAAGTATCTGAATTAGACCTTATAAGACATTACACAGAACTTTCAAACAAAAACTTTGGTGTAGACTCAGGATTTTATCCACTTGGCTCATGTACAATGAAGTACAATCCAAAAATCAATGAGAAAGTGGCACGTATTGCTGGTTTTACAGAATCTCATCCATTACAAGAAGTAGACCAAGTTCAAGGTTCTTTGGAAATTATTTATAGCTTACAAGAAGAGTTAAAAGAGATTACAGGTATGGATGAAATTTCTTTACAACCTGCAGCCGGTGCGCATGGTGAATGGACAGCTTTAATGATTTTTAAAGCATATCATGCAAAAAATGGTGATACACAGCGTGATGAAGTGATAGTTCCTGACTCAGCACACGGTACAAATCCAGCTTCTGCCGTCTTTGCTGGTTTTAAAGCAGTAACTGTAAAGTCTAATGAAAAAGGCGAAGTAGATATTGATCACTTAAAAGAGCTAGTAAGTGATAAAACAGCAGCGATTATGTTAACTAATCCCAATACACTAGGTATTTTTGAAACGAATATTATGGAAATTCGAGATATTGTACATGAAGCAGGCGGTTTACTTTATTATGATGGTGCAAACTTAAATGCCATCATGGATAAGGTGCGTCCGGGAGATATGGGCTTTGATGCAGTTCATCTCAACCTCCATAAAACATTTACTGGTCCACATGGTGGTGGCGGTCCGGGTTCAGGTCCAATTGGTGTAAAAAAAGAACTTCGCCAATTTTTACCTAAGCCACTTGTAGTTAAAAATGGTGATCGCTTTGAATATGATAATAACATTACACACTCAATTGGACGTGTAAAACCATTTTATGGTAACTTTGGAATTTATTTACGTGCCTATACTTATATCCGTA contains these protein-coding regions:
- a CDS encoding ROK family glucokinase, with amino-acid sequence MRGKIILAVDIGGTTCKLGIFDETLTRLAKWSIKTDTSDPTGVVLLKKIHEAFREQCEVLNYNIEDAVGMGIGVPGPVSFEAGIVHGAINLNWSDDVNVVRLMQSFVECPVVVDNDANIAALGEKFLGAGQNEANIVAITLGTGVGGGIIANHQIIHGHNGSGAELGHIRVDHDQRFSCNCGKSGCIETVASATGIVNLALFYYPKLALQSMVLPYIEKGTLTAKEIFDAAKVGDSFCLFIVEKAARYIAYLASILSVTTNPKYIILGGGVSEAGDILIENVKEAYHQLTFKPAQKDTHIVRAALGNEAGIVGAAGLIKTYILNKE
- a CDS encoding MTH1187 family thiamine-binding protein; this translates as MAIADVVVIPVGTEGPSVSKYIAEIQTKLETFKKEGKIDYQLTPMNTLIEGDLKDLFEVIQAIHELPFNKGLDRVCTNIRIDDRRDISRKMNDKLVSVQKHLQ
- a CDS encoding MBL fold metallo-hydrolase → MQLSSLTLGFVETNTYFVENSTELILIDPAGEPDKILKKIASIDKPLIAILLTHAHFDHIAALDAILSQYQVPVYMHKNEIDFLTNPNKNGSAKFQSYGLPIITSTATPEILDEGHYEIGHFSIDVLHTPGHSPGSLTYVFESFAIVGDTLFNNGIGRTDLYKGDYETLIDSIQDKIFELDEDLPLYPGHGASTTVAAEYLNPYLNG
- the comGA gene encoding competence type IV pilus ATPase ComGA; the encoded protein is MQLLLDTVVQFALQKQASDIHFIPSQSQVEVKLRIKDELSLYDTLNLETYQRLLTLLKFQAGLDISSRHKAQSGRYIYHYENLYYLRVSTLPLNLGTESCVIRITPQYFQSETSDHAHDMGYIMEKKQGLILFSGPTGSGKSTLMYQMVLYAKQKLNLNVITIEDPVERILNGVTQISVNEKADITYNASLKAILRCDPDVILIGEIRDRTIAKEVLQASLSGHLVLSTIHANDCAGVLLRLIEMGISKQDLIQSLNLIINQRLITNTHRQRQLVYETMTQPQIEHFLCNQFQLPENFTSLDDKLKKLEQEGVIHATTLRKYKK
- the comGB gene encoding competence type IV pilus assembly protein ComGB; translation: MQRHFANIKNRRTIGYIKSHHLLIMDRVNQLLQHGFTFVEAIQFVYQQLHVDHSDYTEKFNTLLNSGASCYEIFKFLKYPQVILMQLYFAEKYGVLTDTLTQCLIYYKKHKTLKSQFIKALQYPIILMIIFFILITILNATVMPEFDYMYDAMAIEQSLLQLTLSAFISHFTSIFLIIFIFGLVTYVLFRHWLQQRSMQQQINILTHLPLFNRYFRLFMTYQMSQQFVLFFKNGITMNDIVQIYLEQEESHFLKYIGEKLKTDIQKGDTFSNILSHLNCFEANFIDYIEQGEHRDKLDIELSIYNKFIMDHIQSFIKKHISLIQPIMFAFIGALVMAVYLVMMLPIFEMMQSIQQ
- the comGC gene encoding competence type IV pilus major pilin ComGC codes for the protein MKRYILKLRQNKAFTLIEMLLVLLIISVLLVLIIPNISKQTDHIQKTGCKAQLKLVDSQIEAYTLKFSQPPNTIEDLVREGYIKESQKNCKTGQTISIRDGEAVAS
- the comGD gene encoding competence type IV pilus minor pilin ComGD is translated as MKLLHHKNGFTIIEMLIVLSIIALSIFLTLCVPKQLNLWNTTDYQIKQLTSKIDYYQSLAIKNKQTVLLLFRPYQNDIRIVQQDGTKYDLIPLDPLKLQKSSNLQRLAFNDKGHVTHFGRLDFQYQNSTFSLVFHIEQGRYRIIKYE
- a CDS encoding competence type IV pilus minor pilin ComGF, which gives rise to MSKSIHLPFIRRNNHCVLNKVLTTRHIVSQSNGFTMIESLFSLFVQLIIVTLIPLLLLSLANFKNTFANDESYTHELMVKEIGDQIHHPHFKSLMIKQNTLEVIHHHHVYTYRLSHLKIIKKVDGQGNITILNGVKKLQFTQMSKRLIQINMTYWQGRVWLEKSFIV
- a CDS encoding shikimate kinase is translated as MTTIHKPIIFIGFMGAGKTTIGQTLAQKYNLRFVDLDLFISESEKRSIPEIFQDEGEQAFRKYEYYYLNNVIDTYDIIATGGGILTNDQTFNYLKTVNAHIIWLDAPFPHLYSRIKNDNNRPNAANKDEAAVKSLYYKRISRYNEIAFSKIATDNSFEQILNEIEKVLCANDQY
- the gcvT gene encoding glycine cleavage system aminomethyltransferase GcvT: MTEELKQTPLYQQYVDAGAKIVEFGGWAMPVQFSSIKDEHNAVRTKVGLFDVSHMGEILVEGTQALALAQYVLSNDVELLTDTKAQYTCLCNEKGGVIDDLVVYKLSSEKLLLVVNAANTEKDYEWIKKQAETFDVEVTNVSSQYGQLAIQGPEARRIVQENTDVDVSSMGMFEFKQNVQLFDKNVILSQSGYTGEDGFEIYCKHDDVVDIWQAFLQYDVTPCGLGARDTLRLEAGLPLHGQDLSEDITPYEGGVAFAAKPLIEADFIGKTVLKDHKENGAPRRTIGIRMIDKGIPRTGYPILDAEGQEIGVVTSGTQSPSTGYAIGLGMIQRDAFEMGKEILIQVRKRQVKAQIVKKNQIEK
- the gcvPA gene encoding aminomethyl-transferring glycine dehydrogenase subunit GcvPA gives rise to the protein MSHRYIPLTEKDEKEMLETIGVKSIQELFGDVPENVLLDRDLNIADSEPETQLLKRLNQVAHKNITKETHTSFLGAGVYDHYAPSVVDAMISRSEFYTAYTPYQPEISQGELQAIFEFQTMICELTGMDVANSSMYDGMTSFAEACLLAWSKTKKHKIVVSKGLHYQALQVLHTYSKIRDQYEVVEVDLDGTITDLEKLEAAVDEDTAAVAVQYPNFFGSIEDLEKIQSFVEGTKALFIVYANPLSLGLLTPPGEFGADIVVGDTQVFGIPSQFGGPHCGYFATTKKLMRKVPGRLVGQTQDDDGNRGFVLTLQAREQHIRRETATSNICSNQALNALASSIAMSALGKQGLQDIAEQNMENANYAKSQFESAGFEVLEGISYNEFVVKFSHSIADINKQLLTHNIIGGFDLSVIDEKFSNHMLVAVTELRTKAEIDHFVKKAGELNG
- the gcvPB gene encoding aminomethyl-transferring glycine dehydrogenase subunit GcvPB — its product is MASQSSPLIFERSKAGRFAYSLPQKEINNGVAHQLLDDKFIRKNKAEFPEVSELDLIRHYTELSNKNFGVDSGFYPLGSCTMKYNPKINEKVARIAGFTESHPLQEVDQVQGSLEIIYSLQEELKEITGMDEISLQPAAGAHGEWTALMIFKAYHAKNGDTQRDEVIVPDSAHGTNPASAVFAGFKAVTVKSNEKGEVDIDHLKELVSDKTAAIMLTNPNTLGIFETNIMEIRDIVHEAGGLLYYDGANLNAIMDKVRPGDMGFDAVHLNLHKTFTGPHGGGGPGSGPIGVKKELRQFLPKPLVVKNGDRFEYDNNITHSIGRVKPFYGNFGIYLRAYTYIRTMGYKGLKEVSEAAVLNANYMKARLKDTFVIPFDQYCKHEFVLSGTKQKKLGVRTLDMAKRLLDFGVHPPTVYFPLIVDEGMMIEPTETESKETLDYFCDALIQIAKEAEENPDYVLEAPHTTIIDRLDETMAARKPVLKFEGLKAEKHS